A window from Setaria italica strain Yugu1 chromosome VIII, Setaria_italica_v2.0, whole genome shotgun sequence encodes these proteins:
- the LOC101771994 gene encoding uncharacterized protein LOC101771994, with the protein MAHNAAQERYIGFMNPKVAIDYRIEKWTDEDLHLYKKRLTYSLRCIKFLLHQGLAFHGHDENEESSNRGNFIELLKFLAGNSDEVNKYVLNNAPADESSDISHKEQLALCLRYVDKLGRPCEHFIGVVHVDDTTSLSLKEAIEGLLVSHGLTMTQIRGQVLVAVAKRNTDCKSFFDQRRDQDILNAISLVNVAKNKMQQLRFDGWDHFLERVTSFCIKHDVEVPPMDGDYVPYGKSASGNSEC; encoded by the exons ATGGCACACAATGCAGCTCAGGAGAGATACATTGGTTTTATGAATCCCAAGGTAGCAATTGATTATCGCATTGAGAAGTGGACTGATGAGGATCTTCATCTTTATAAGAAAAGGTTGACATATTCACTTAGATGTATCAAGTTCCTTTTGCATCAAGGATTGGCATTTCATGGacatgatgaaaatgaagaGTCTAGCAACAGAGGAAATTTCATTGAACTTTTGAAGTTTCTTGCAGGAAATAGTGATGAAGTGAACAAGTATGTCTTGAATAATGCTCCAG CTGATGAGTCTAGTGACatatcacataaagaacaacTAGCTCTTTGTTTACGTTATGTTGATAAACTTGGAAGGCCTTGTGAACACTTTATTGGAGTTGTTCATGTAGATGATACTACCTCTTTGTCACTTAAGGAAGCTATTGAGGGTTTACTTGTTAGTCATGGATTGACTATGACTCAAATTAGAGGTCAAG TTCTTGTTGCTGTTGCCAAGAGAAATACTGATTGTAAGAGCTTTTTTGATCAA AGAAGGGATCAAGATATTCTTAATGCAATCTCCCTTGTTAATGTGGCAAAGAATAAAATGCAACAGTTAAGGTTTGATGGTTGGGACCACTTCCTTGAGAGGGTCACTTCTTTTTGCATTAAACATGATGTTGAAGTTCCTCCtatggatggtgattatgtGCCATATGGAAAATCAGCAAG TGGCAACAGCGAGTGTTGA